From Psychrobacillus sp. FSL K6-2836, a single genomic window includes:
- the uvrB gene encoding excinuclease ABC subunit UvrB, which yields MEQIFDLQAPYEPAGDQIEAIKELVEGVNEGKRYQTLLGATGTGKTYTISNVIQQTNKPTLVMAHNKTLAGQLYSEFKEFFPNNAVEYFVSYYDYFQPEAYVPQTDTFIEKDSSINEEIDKLRHSATSSLFERKDVIIIASVSCIYGLGNPEEYKEMVVSLRTGMEIERNQLLRKLVDIQYERNDLNFVRGKFRVRGDVVEIFPASRDEKCLRVEFFGDEIDRIREVNALTGEILGERDHVAIFPASHFVTREEKLKIALANIEKELEEQLAYLRSEDKLLEAQRLEQRTRYDLEMMEEMGFCSGIENYSRHLTLREAGAVPYTLLDYFPEDFLLVVDESHVSLPQVRGMYNGDQARKSVLVNYGFRLPSALDNRPLTFNEYEKHINQAIFVSATPGPYELEHTPEMVEQIIRPTGLLDPVITVKPIEGQIDDLINEIHERSFKNERVLITTLTKKMSEDLTDYLKEIGIKVQYLHSEVKTLERTEIIRELRLGTYDVLIGINLLREGIDIPEVSLVAILDADKEGFLRSERSLIQTIGRAARNSNGEVIMYADKMTDSMRKAIDETKRRRSIQMEYNEKHGITPKTIQKKIREVIRASQVAEEEETYAQRLISGKPLTKQEKATLLENLEKEMKDAAKALNFERAAELRDAILELKLEG from the coding sequence ATGGAACAAATTTTTGATTTACAAGCTCCGTATGAGCCAGCGGGAGATCAAATAGAAGCAATAAAAGAACTAGTAGAAGGCGTTAATGAAGGAAAAAGATATCAAACCTTACTTGGTGCAACAGGTACAGGTAAAACATATACGATTTCAAACGTGATTCAGCAAACAAACAAACCGACGCTAGTAATGGCACATAACAAAACACTTGCTGGACAATTATATAGCGAGTTTAAAGAATTCTTCCCAAATAATGCTGTGGAGTATTTCGTTAGTTATTATGATTATTTTCAACCGGAAGCATACGTTCCACAAACCGATACATTTATAGAAAAGGATTCAAGTATCAACGAGGAAATAGACAAGTTACGACATTCTGCTACATCCTCTTTATTCGAAAGAAAAGACGTCATTATTATCGCTTCAGTATCCTGTATCTATGGGTTAGGGAATCCAGAAGAATACAAAGAGATGGTCGTATCACTAAGAACGGGAATGGAAATTGAACGGAATCAGCTATTAAGAAAACTCGTTGACATTCAATATGAACGAAACGATTTGAACTTCGTACGTGGAAAGTTCCGTGTTCGTGGTGATGTAGTAGAAATTTTTCCTGCTTCACGTGATGAAAAATGTCTGCGAGTAGAATTTTTCGGAGATGAAATTGATCGTATTCGTGAGGTTAATGCACTTACTGGAGAAATTTTAGGTGAACGTGATCATGTCGCTATATTTCCAGCTTCCCACTTCGTTACTCGTGAGGAAAAGTTGAAAATAGCCTTAGCAAATATTGAAAAAGAATTAGAAGAGCAGCTTGCCTATTTAAGAAGTGAGGATAAATTATTAGAAGCTCAACGTTTGGAGCAACGTACGAGATATGATTTAGAAATGATGGAAGAGATGGGCTTTTGTTCAGGGATCGAAAACTACTCTCGTCATTTAACATTAAGAGAAGCTGGAGCAGTCCCTTATACATTACTGGATTATTTTCCGGAGGACTTTTTACTCGTAGTGGATGAAAGTCACGTTTCATTACCTCAAGTAAGAGGGATGTATAATGGTGACCAAGCTAGAAAATCAGTGCTTGTAAATTATGGTTTCCGATTGCCCTCAGCACTAGATAATCGCCCTCTAACATTCAATGAGTATGAAAAACATATAAACCAAGCTATATTTGTTTCAGCAACACCTGGTCCTTATGAGCTAGAGCATACACCTGAAATGGTGGAGCAAATTATTCGTCCAACTGGTCTATTGGATCCAGTCATTACAGTGAAACCAATTGAAGGACAAATAGATGATTTGATCAATGAAATACATGAAAGATCTTTCAAAAATGAACGGGTTTTAATTACGACACTAACGAAAAAAATGTCGGAGGATTTAACGGATTACTTAAAAGAAATCGGTATAAAGGTACAGTATTTACATTCAGAAGTAAAAACCTTGGAACGTACTGAAATTATTCGTGAGCTCCGTTTAGGTACCTACGATGTATTAATAGGAATTAACTTATTACGAGAGGGTATAGATATACCAGAGGTTTCTCTAGTAGCTATTTTAGATGCTGATAAAGAAGGATTTTTACGTTCTGAGCGTTCTTTGATTCAGACTATTGGTCGTGCTGCTCGTAACTCTAATGGAGAAGTTATTATGTATGCGGATAAGATGACAGACTCCATGAGAAAAGCTATAGATGAAACGAAGCGTCGTCGGTCAATTCAAATGGAATACAACGAGAAACATGGTATAACACCAAAAACAATTCAAAAGAAAATAAGAGAAGTTATACGTGCTTCACAGGTTGCGGAAGAGGAAGAAACGTATGCACAACGTTTAATAAGTGGAAAACCATTAACGAAACAAGAAAAAGCAACACTTCTAGAAAATTTAGAAAAAGAAATGAAAGATGCAGCCAAAGCGCTTAATTTTGAACGAGCTGCAGAATTACGCGACGCAATTTTGGAACTGAAGCTGGAAGGGTGA
- the uvrA gene encoding excinuclease ABC subunit UvrA, with translation MKNQEIVIQGARAHNLKNVSLKIPRDKLVVMTGLSGSGKSSLAFDTIYAEGQRRYVESLSAYARQFLGQMDKPDVDVIEGLSPAISIDQKTTSKNPRSTVATVTEIYDYMRLLYARVGKPICPNHGIEISSQTIEQMVDRLSEYPEKTKMQVLAPIVSGRKGTHVKLLEEMKKEGFVRVRIDGELIDLDDDINLDKNKKHNIEVVIDRIIMKEGVAARLSDSIESALRLADGRVLIDVMEHEEVLFSEHHACPICGFSIGELEPRMFSFNSPFGACTDCDGLGTKLEVDPDLVVPDKSVTLADGAIVAWQPTSSQYYPKLLEAVCKHYKIKMNVPVEKLPIDQWNKIMYGSGNDKLRFRYENEFGQVRDSLISFEGVLANIERRYKDTSSDYIREQMEKYMEQHDCPTCNGYRLKEETLAVKINSLHIGEITKYSIEEAYKFFNELTLSEKDMQIARLVLREINERLGFLENVGLDYLTLNRASGTLSGGEAQRIRLATQIGSRLTGVLYILDEPSIGLHQRDNDRLIETLKNMRDIGNTLIVVEHDEDTMMAADYLIDVGPGAGVHGGEIIAAGTPEQVMKNKKSLTGQYLSGQKFIPLPVERRKPDGRFIKIKGASENNLKNVNVDVPLGVFTAVTGVSGSGKSTLVNEILYKSLAQKLNRSKVKPGAHKSMEGIDMLEKVIDIDQSPIGRTPRSNPATYTGVFDDMRDLFASTNEAKVRGYKKGRFSFNVKGGRCEACRGDGIIKIEMHFLPDVYVPCEICHGKRYNRETLEVQYKGKNIADILKMTAEDGLAFFENHPKISRKLQTIVDVGLGYMELGQPATTLSGGEAQRVKLASELHKRSNGKSFYILDEPTTGLHVDDIARLLVVLQRLVDNGDSVLVIEHNLDVIKTADYMIDLGLEGGDKGGTILAVGTPEKIAASKDSYTGKYLKNILERDRQRMDEVVTKASKKKKSPVSTSS, from the coding sequence TTGAAAAATCAAGAAATCGTGATTCAAGGTGCACGTGCACATAATTTAAAAAATGTAAGCTTGAAAATACCAAGAGATAAGCTAGTGGTCATGACTGGACTTTCTGGATCAGGTAAGTCTTCTTTAGCCTTTGACACAATTTACGCTGAAGGACAACGAAGATATGTAGAGTCATTATCAGCCTATGCACGACAATTTTTAGGGCAAATGGATAAGCCAGATGTCGATGTCATTGAGGGACTATCACCAGCTATTTCCATTGATCAAAAAACGACTAGTAAAAACCCACGATCTACAGTAGCGACTGTGACCGAAATTTATGACTATATGCGACTTTTGTATGCGAGAGTCGGAAAACCGATCTGTCCAAACCATGGTATTGAAATTTCATCTCAAACAATTGAACAAATGGTAGATCGCTTAAGTGAATACCCAGAAAAAACAAAGATGCAAGTGCTAGCACCTATTGTTTCAGGACGTAAAGGAACCCATGTAAAGCTTTTAGAAGAGATGAAAAAAGAGGGCTTCGTTCGTGTGCGCATCGATGGAGAGTTAATAGACTTAGATGATGATATCAATCTAGATAAAAATAAAAAACATAATATTGAGGTTGTAATCGACCGAATTATAATGAAAGAAGGAGTTGCTGCAAGGCTTAGTGATTCTATAGAGTCTGCTCTAAGACTTGCAGATGGTAGAGTTTTAATAGATGTGATGGAACATGAAGAAGTTCTATTTAGTGAGCATCATGCATGTCCAATATGTGGATTTTCAATCGGAGAATTAGAGCCACGAATGTTTTCTTTCAATAGTCCATTTGGTGCTTGTACAGATTGTGATGGACTTGGCACGAAGTTAGAGGTCGATCCCGACTTAGTTGTTCCCGACAAAAGTGTCACACTCGCAGACGGAGCTATTGTCGCATGGCAACCAACAAGCTCCCAGTATTATCCAAAGCTTTTAGAGGCAGTATGTAAGCATTACAAAATAAAAATGAATGTTCCAGTTGAGAAATTACCGATTGATCAGTGGAACAAAATTATGTATGGCTCAGGAAATGATAAACTTCGTTTCCGCTATGAAAATGAATTTGGACAAGTTCGAGATAGCCTAATTTCATTTGAAGGTGTTCTTGCTAATATTGAGCGTAGATATAAAGATACTTCCTCTGATTATATTCGTGAGCAAATGGAAAAGTATATGGAGCAGCATGATTGTCCTACATGTAATGGCTATCGTCTAAAAGAAGAAACACTTGCAGTGAAGATAAACTCCCTTCATATTGGGGAAATTACAAAGTATTCCATTGAAGAAGCATATAAGTTTTTCAACGAATTGACCTTATCTGAAAAAGATATGCAAATAGCCCGGCTTGTACTGAGAGAGATCAATGAACGTCTAGGGTTTCTGGAGAATGTTGGTTTAGATTATTTAACATTAAACCGTGCGTCAGGAACGTTATCAGGTGGGGAAGCGCAACGTATTCGCTTGGCAACCCAAATTGGATCAAGATTGACAGGTGTGTTATACATTTTGGATGAACCGTCTATCGGTTTACATCAGCGAGATAATGATCGACTAATCGAAACATTAAAAAACATGCGAGATATTGGAAACACCTTAATAGTTGTAGAGCATGATGAGGACACAATGATGGCAGCGGATTATTTAATAGACGTGGGTCCTGGTGCAGGGGTGCATGGCGGAGAGATAATCGCTGCAGGAACTCCTGAGCAAGTGATGAAAAACAAAAAGTCTTTAACTGGTCAATATTTAAGTGGTCAGAAGTTTATTCCTCTTCCAGTAGAAAGAAGAAAGCCAGATGGACGCTTTATCAAAATAAAGGGAGCTTCAGAAAACAACTTGAAAAATGTAAATGTAGATGTTCCGTTAGGAGTATTTACAGCTGTTACAGGAGTTTCGGGATCTGGTAAAAGTACATTAGTAAATGAAATACTATATAAATCTCTAGCACAAAAACTAAATCGTTCCAAAGTGAAGCCCGGGGCACATAAAAGCATGGAAGGTATCGACATGCTGGAAAAAGTCATTGATATAGACCAGTCTCCAATTGGCCGTACGCCAAGGTCCAACCCAGCTACTTATACGGGAGTTTTTGATGATATGCGTGATCTTTTTGCATCAACGAATGAAGCGAAGGTAAGAGGATATAAAAAAGGAAGATTTAGCTTTAATGTTAAAGGCGGTCGTTGTGAGGCTTGTCGTGGAGATGGCATTATAAAAATTGAAATGCATTTCCTTCCAGATGTATATGTTCCATGTGAAATCTGTCATGGCAAACGTTACAACCGTGAAACGTTAGAAGTGCAATACAAAGGTAAAAATATTGCTGATATACTTAAAATGACTGCAGAGGATGGGCTTGCCTTTTTCGAAAATCATCCGAAAATCAGCCGTAAACTACAAACAATTGTAGATGTAGGACTTGGATATATGGAATTAGGACAACCAGCAACTACCCTCTCTGGTGGGGAAGCACAGCGTGTAAAGCTGGCTTCTGAATTACACAAGCGTTCTAATGGGAAGTCATTTTATATTTTGGATGAACCGACTACAGGTCTACATGTAGACGATATCGCAAGATTGCTAGTAGTCCTTCAGCGTTTAGTAGATAACGGAGATAGCGTATTAGTAATTGAGCATAATTTAGATGTCATTAAAACAGCGGATTACATGATTGATCTGGGGCTAGAAGGTGGAGACAAAGGTGGAACAATTCTTGCGGTAGGTACACCTGAGAAAATTGCTGCATCGAAAGACTCGTATACAGGGAAGTACTTGAAAAATATTTTAGAAAGAGATCGACAACGCATGGATGAAGTTGTAACGAAAGCGTCTAAAAAGAAAAAAAGTCCTGTATCGACTTCGTCATGA
- a CDS encoding DUF4097 family beta strand repeat-containing protein — protein sequence MQEERKRILDMVENGTITAQEALALLEELGKQTTPATPFIPEEKEYTKSQNKNTDFVEDLKRDFTVMGERFMQFMQGTVDKMKDFDMPFGDPVVFEEQFVKEDANFTDISINIANGKVEIQPTEEQHARATVKVKSFKNSTEEEAKKRFHEEFIFTTEGNKLRVYSDMKTTSVQVTLYVPNKEYNNISARLFNGEFSAKNVEANSFKIKTTNGKVELDELKFERADIETVNGSVQVQRVEGETIEVETMNGRIYVDGKLKEIEGSSVSGHVILTTKDKNARKIEGTAVAGTVELYIPKDVSIKGEATSQIGKIDVQLADVTHLNQSEQLLNKKVGFTKIVDSEAAPLRVHGDAKTGSVVVRYTVEGE from the coding sequence ATGCAAGAGGAACGAAAACGTATTTTAGATATGGTTGAAAATGGCACGATTACTGCACAAGAAGCATTGGCATTACTTGAAGAACTTGGAAAACAAACAACACCTGCCACACCGTTTATCCCTGAGGAGAAAGAATATACAAAGTCACAAAACAAAAATACCGATTTTGTGGAAGATTTGAAGCGCGATTTCACCGTAATGGGTGAACGATTTATGCAGTTTATGCAAGGAACTGTGGACAAAATGAAGGATTTCGATATGCCATTTGGAGATCCAGTTGTTTTTGAAGAACAATTCGTCAAAGAGGATGCAAATTTTACAGATATCTCTATTAATATTGCGAATGGTAAAGTTGAAATTCAACCCACGGAAGAACAGCATGCACGTGCTACTGTTAAAGTGAAATCCTTTAAAAATTCAACAGAAGAGGAAGCGAAGAAACGTTTCCATGAAGAGTTTATTTTCACAACAGAAGGAAACAAATTACGTGTGTATAGCGATATGAAAACTACTTCTGTTCAAGTAACGTTATATGTACCAAACAAAGAATATAATAATATTTCTGCACGTTTGTTCAATGGTGAGTTCTCAGCTAAAAATGTAGAGGCAAACTCATTTAAAATCAAAACAACTAATGGAAAAGTAGAATTAGATGAATTGAAGTTTGAAAGAGCTGATATAGAAACGGTTAATGGATCGGTTCAAGTTCAGCGTGTTGAAGGAGAAACGATTGAAGTAGAAACGATGAATGGTCGTATTTATGTAGATGGTAAGCTCAAAGAAATAGAAGGTTCATCGGTGAGTGGACATGTTATTTTAACAACAAAAGATAAAAACGCTCGTAAAATAGAAGGCACAGCGGTGGCTGGAACGGTTGAACTGTATATTCCAAAGGATGTATCGATAAAAGGGGAGGCTACTTCCCAAATTGGTAAAATAGATGTTCAATTGGCTGATGTTACTCACCTAAACCAATCTGAGCAACTGCTAAACAAAAAAGTAGGGTTCACGAAAATAGTGGATTCAGAAGCTGCACCTTTACGTGTACACGGTGATGCAAAAACAGGATCTGTTGTTGTCCGTTATACAGTAGAAGGAGAATAA
- a CDS encoding N-acetylmuramoyl-L-alanine amidase family protein — protein sequence MKIMLDAGHGPNTSGKRTPDGKMKEFEFNEAVAQFVKKELTAFGVIVMNSHDRERDVPLKERTTLANKMGVDALISIHANAFGTTWNSASGIETFTYTKPSDLSIILATLIQNSLCSITGRSSRGVKKADFAVVRDTRMPAVLVECGFMTNKYEAILLQSTEYRMRCAKAIAFAILCWIDQKR from the coding sequence ATGAAAATTATGCTTGATGCAGGCCATGGACCTAATACTAGTGGTAAAAGAACACCAGATGGGAAAATGAAAGAATTTGAATTTAATGAGGCGGTCGCGCAATTTGTAAAAAAGGAACTGACTGCTTTTGGAGTAATCGTTATGAATAGTCATGACAGAGAGAGGGATGTTCCTCTTAAAGAAAGAACAACTTTAGCTAACAAAATGGGAGTTGACGCACTTATCTCTATCCATGCCAATGCTTTTGGTACAACGTGGAATAGTGCTAGCGGAATCGAAACTTTTACTTATACAAAACCTTCCGATCTATCAATTATTCTCGCAACACTTATCCAAAACTCTCTATGCTCTATTACAGGAAGATCGAGTCGAGGAGTGAAGAAAGCTGATTTTGCAGTTGTTAGAGACACTAGGATGCCAGCTGTGCTAGTGGAATGTGGATTTATGACGAACAAATATGAAGCAATTTTATTGCAATCAACAGAGTACAGAATGCGCTGCGCAAAAGCCATCGCCTTTGCAATTCTATGTTGGATAGACCAGAAGCGTTAA
- the hprK gene encoding HPr(Ser) kinase/phosphatase gives MSHVTTKDIKEHLNLTLVSGEEGIGRHISVSDISRPGIEIAGYFTHYPSNRIQLLGKTEISFFDLLQPKEKSERMRKLCAQDTPVIIVSHGMEVPKELITASNENSVPVLTTSLPTTRFSSMLTNFLESRLAPSTAVHGVLVDIYGVGVLITGKSGVGKSETALELVKRGHRLVADDCVEIRQEGEDTLVGSAPQLIEHLLEIRGLGIIDIMTLFGASAIRSYKRITLVIELEIWDEKKTYDRLGLEEEKMEIINTAITKLTVPVRPGRNIAVIIEVAAMNHRLKKMGVNAAEDFAKRLNDVIEQNTEVDY, from the coding sequence ATGTCACATGTCACGACGAAGGACATAAAAGAACATTTGAATCTTACACTAGTAAGTGGGGAAGAAGGCATTGGGCGTCATATTTCCGTGAGTGATATTTCTAGACCAGGAATTGAAATCGCAGGATATTTTACACATTATCCTTCAAACCGGATACAGCTTTTAGGTAAGACGGAAATTTCTTTTTTTGATTTATTACAGCCGAAAGAAAAAAGTGAACGTATGAGAAAGCTTTGTGCACAGGATACACCTGTCATAATTGTTTCACACGGAATGGAAGTACCGAAAGAATTAATCACTGCCTCCAATGAAAACTCAGTTCCTGTATTAACGACTAGCTTGCCTACTACCAGATTTTCAAGTATGCTTACAAACTTTTTAGAAAGTAGGCTAGCACCCTCTACTGCTGTACATGGCGTACTTGTAGATATTTATGGGGTTGGTGTGCTGATCACTGGGAAAAGCGGAGTCGGGAAAAGTGAGACTGCATTAGAGCTAGTGAAACGAGGTCATCGTTTAGTAGCGGATGATTGTGTAGAAATTAGGCAAGAGGGCGAGGATACGTTGGTAGGTAGTGCGCCACAGCTAATCGAGCATCTCTTAGAAATTCGTGGGTTAGGTATTATCGATATAATGACACTGTTTGGGGCAAGTGCCATTCGAAGCTATAAACGTATAACGCTTGTAATCGAATTAGAGATTTGGGATGAGAAAAAGACTTATGACCGTCTAGGTCTCGAAGAAGAGAAAATGGAAATTATTAATACAGCAATTACGAAACTGACTGTTCCGGTTCGACCAGGTCGAAATATAGCGGTAATTATTGAAGTGGCTGCAATGAATCATCGATTAAAAAAAATGGGTGTAAATGCTGCGGAAGATTTCGCTAAACGTTTAAATGATGTTATAGAACAAAATACAGAAGTAGATTATTAA
- the lgt gene encoding prolipoprotein diacylglyceryl transferase, producing the protein MSLLQIIDPVAFSLGPLEVRWYGVIIALGIVLAFFVAQKEMVKRGFHPDYLTDLLIWAVPIAIISARIYYVIFKWDFYSQNPGKIIEIWNGGIAIHGALIGSFITAYIFTKKRGSSFWKVADIVAPSILIGQTIGRWGNFINQEAHGGEVARSFLENLMLPNWIIEQMYIDGKYYHPTFLYESVWNLMGVVILILLRKVNLRRGEMVLFYAAWYSIGRFFIEGMRTDSLYLIGELRTAQVVSIVTVIVAIILFVYRRKTVKPVVHYQDK; encoded by the coding sequence ATGAGTTTATTACAAATTATTGATCCGGTAGCATTTTCTCTAGGACCGTTAGAGGTACGTTGGTATGGAGTAATAATTGCCCTCGGAATAGTATTAGCATTTTTCGTTGCGCAAAAAGAAATGGTGAAGCGAGGATTTCATCCAGATTATTTGACGGATTTACTTATTTGGGCAGTTCCGATCGCTATTATTAGTGCTCGTATTTACTATGTTATTTTTAAATGGGATTTTTATAGTCAAAACCCAGGCAAAATTATTGAAATTTGGAATGGCGGAATAGCAATTCATGGGGCATTGATTGGGTCGTTTATAACGGCTTATATTTTCACTAAAAAACGTGGCTCCTCTTTCTGGAAAGTTGCTGATATAGTAGCACCGAGTATTTTAATAGGACAGACTATTGGGCGATGGGGAAATTTCATCAACCAAGAAGCGCATGGTGGAGAAGTAGCTAGATCTTTCTTAGAAAATTTGATGCTTCCAAATTGGATTATCGAACAAATGTATATAGATGGAAAGTATTATCACCCAACATTTTTATATGAATCTGTTTGGAACCTAATGGGAGTTGTTATATTAATACTCCTTCGCAAAGTGAATTTACGTCGAGGGGAAATGGTGTTATTTTACGCGGCATGGTATTCTATTGGACGATTTTTCATCGAAGGAATGCGTACAGACAGCCTCTATTTAATAGGTGAATTGAGAACTGCACAAGTCGTATCGATTGTGACAGTTATAGTTGCAATTATTTTATTTGTATATAGAAGAAAGACAGTAAAACCTGTCGTTCACTATCAGGATAAGTAA
- a CDS encoding nucleoside recognition domain-containing protein: MGTLKNGLLAGLKTTWTLSKVIFPITLIVVILQHTPVLPWIIDLISPFMGLLGLRGEAAIPLVLGNALNLYAGIAGILSLELTVKEVFILATMLSFSHNIFIETGVALRVGVKLWIVLVVRFGLAILSAVVINLVWQGGGEIAKYGALQVSQQVPDGWGEIILFGLQKATFGVGQLALIVIPLMVIIQFLKDRNYLQKFSEKLAPFTRVIGIQPNASLTLVAGLVIGLAYGAGVMIQAVQEDGVSKKDATLAFIFLVACHAVVEDTLIFIPLGIPIWPLLLIRLLTAFVLTIVVAYVWRKAEQSKHKEVVIP, encoded by the coding sequence ATGGGAACGTTGAAAAATGGGCTGCTTGCTGGTCTTAAAACAACATGGACATTAAGTAAAGTAATTTTCCCAATTACATTAATCGTAGTAATTTTGCAGCATACGCCTGTTTTGCCTTGGATTATTGACCTCATATCACCGTTTATGGGGCTATTAGGTCTTCGCGGGGAGGCGGCAATTCCTTTAGTGTTGGGAAATGCATTAAATTTATATGCAGGGATAGCAGGAATACTATCTTTGGAATTGACTGTGAAGGAAGTCTTTATATTAGCGACGATGCTATCCTTTTCACATAATATTTTCATTGAAACTGGAGTGGCCCTTCGAGTTGGTGTGAAATTGTGGATTGTATTGGTTGTTCGCTTTGGTTTGGCTATTCTGTCCGCGGTCGTTATTAACCTAGTGTGGCAAGGCGGCGGAGAGATAGCGAAATATGGTGCACTACAAGTAAGTCAACAAGTCCCAGATGGATGGGGAGAAATTATATTGTTTGGCTTACAAAAGGCGACGTTTGGCGTTGGACAATTAGCGCTAATCGTCATACCATTGATGGTTATTATCCAGTTTTTAAAGGATCGGAATTATTTACAAAAGTTTTCAGAAAAGCTAGCTCCCTTTACGAGAGTTATTGGAATACAACCAAATGCTTCCCTAACTCTTGTGGCTGGGCTTGTGATTGGACTTGCATATGGAGCAGGGGTAATGATTCAAGCGGTGCAAGAGGATGGAGTAAGTAAAAAGGATGCGACGCTAGCCTTTATATTCTTAGTGGCATGTCATGCAGTAGTCGAAGATACATTAATCTTTATACCATTAGGAATCCCAATCTGGCCATTATTATTAATCCGATTGCTAACTGCTTTCGTATTAACGATAGTAGTTGCTTATGTTTGGAGGAAAGCAGAGCAAAGTAAACATAAGGAAGTGGTAATCCCGTGA
- the ppaX gene encoding pyrophosphatase PpaX, protein MKNYKALLFDLDGTLLDTNELIIESFLHVLGETFPGKYSRETVLPFLGPPLFETFDAIDPTLTETLIATYHKWNLERHDQMVAPFDGVVETLRQLKKEGYKLAIVSTKRREMIDRGLQIMECETLFDTIVGFDDVTYTKPNPEPIQIALQRIGANKEEALMIGDNFHDIVGGQRAGVDTAAVAWSIKGEAFLATYNPTYMLHQMSDLLDIAKEQRV, encoded by the coding sequence GTGAAAAACTATAAAGCATTACTCTTTGATCTAGATGGAACATTATTAGATACGAACGAACTAATTATTGAATCTTTTTTACATGTGTTAGGCGAAACATTTCCGGGGAAATATAGTCGGGAGACTGTCTTACCGTTTTTAGGACCACCATTATTTGAAACATTTGATGCGATAGACCCAACTTTAACAGAGACTTTAATTGCTACCTATCATAAATGGAATCTGGAACGACATGACCAAATGGTAGCTCCATTTGATGGAGTCGTAGAAACATTACGACAACTAAAAAAAGAAGGCTATAAACTGGCGATTGTTTCTACTAAAAGGCGGGAAATGATCGATAGAGGTCTACAAATAATGGAATGTGAAACGTTATTTGATACAATTGTTGGTTTTGACGATGTTACATATACAAAGCCTAATCCTGAGCCTATTCAAATAGCATTACAAAGAATTGGGGCTAATAAGGAAGAGGCGCTTATGATTGGCGACAATTTTCATGATATCGTAGGTGGGCAAAGAGCTGGAGTTGATACAGCTGCTGTAGCGTGGTCCATCAAAGGAGAAGCATTTTTAGCGACTTATAATCCTACTTATATGCTACATCAAATGAGTGACTTACTTGATATAGCAAAAGAGCAGCGTGTATGA
- a CDS encoding acyltransferase: MRRTERYPVKGANSLWHVYDTVPFWKVMKNFIFIQAARYSPFLSWKNFFYRVFLKMEVGKETSFALMVMVDVMFPERIKVGDNSIIGYNTTILAHEYLIDEYRIGDVIIGNRVLIGANTTILPGITIGDDAIVSAATLVNADVPEGCFVGGNPMRIIYTKEQMLERNKN, from the coding sequence ATGAGGAGAACAGAACGATATCCTGTAAAAGGGGCAAACTCGCTTTGGCATGTGTATGATACTGTTCCATTTTGGAAAGTTATGAAGAACTTTATCTTTATTCAAGCCGCTAGATATTCCCCTTTTTTAAGCTGGAAGAACTTTTTCTATCGTGTCTTTCTGAAAATGGAAGTTGGAAAAGAAACGTCTTTTGCCTTAATGGTAATGGTTGATGTTATGTTCCCAGAGCGCATTAAAGTTGGCGATAATTCCATTATTGGATACAACACGACGATTCTTGCGCATGAATATTTGATCGATGAATATAGAATTGGTGATGTGATTATTGGCAATCGAGTATTGATCGGAGCAAATACGACTATCTTGCCAGGTATTACGATTGGTGATGACGCCATTGTTTCTGCGGCAACACTCGTCAATGCAGACGTTCCCGAAGGATGCTTCGTTGGCGGAAACCCAATGCGCATTATTTATACGAAGGAACAAATGCTAGAACGAAATAAAAACTAA